The following coding sequences are from one Ruminococcus flavefaciens AE3010 window:
- the ylxM gene encoding YlxM family DNA-binding protein produces the protein MAKELKFVMLLDCYGDLLTEHQRSIMELYYCEDLSLAEIGQPLDITRQAVRSIIKRTEDILLNYEEKLGFAERLGKMRECFHSIEAAAEHITDEETRNIILSETAKGGELL, from the coding sequence ATGGCTAAGGAATTAAAATTCGTCATGCTCCTCGACTGCTACGGAGACCTGCTCACCGAGCACCAGCGCAGTATCATGGAGCTGTATTACTGCGAGGATCTTTCCCTTGCGGAAATAGGTCAGCCGCTGGACATCACCAGACAGGCTGTGCGCAGTATCATAAAGCGTACCGAGGATATACTCCTCAACTATGAGGAAAAGCTGGGCTTCGCCGAAAGGCTCGGAAAAATGCGGGAGTGCTTTCACAGTATCGAAGCTGCCGCAGAGCATATCACCGACGAAGAAACAAGAAATATCATACTCTCCGAGACCGCTAAGGGCGGAGAGCTCCTATAA
- a CDS encoding 2-hydroxyacyl-CoA dehydratase yields the protein MPEYAKFTEDMIKTHTILVPDMLPIHFKMLISIFEAKGYKLELLRNDSRAVVDEGLKNVHNDACYPALLVIGQFMDALKSGKYDPDRTALLITQTGGGCRASNYIHLLRKAVAKNYPQIPVVSLNFSGLEKDSAFKITAPMFLKMLYAVLYGDLLMTCYNKCRAYEINKGESKKMLDKWHRRLCNIFLKGSRMYLKTKKIYRDILDDFASIPLSSEKKIRVGIVGEIYVKYSPLANNHLEDFLISEGCEPVVPSLLEFVMYCAAGTFNDAKIYDHTTKQSIFNKIGYELIYAKQKELIKVMKEQGSFEPLHDFEHLRKLADKYINQGVVMGEGWLIPAEMAALAKSGVENIICTQPFGCLPNHIVAKGMARAIKQDNPNANIVPIDYDPGATRVNQENRIKLMLANARL from the coding sequence ATGCCCGAATACGCAAAGTTTACCGAGGATATGATAAAAACTCACACTATCCTCGTTCCCGATATGCTGCCCATACACTTCAAGATGCTCATATCCATATTTGAAGCAAAGGGCTATAAGCTGGAGCTGCTGCGCAACGACTCACGCGCTGTAGTCGATGAGGGACTGAAAAACGTCCACAATGACGCCTGCTATCCTGCTCTGCTGGTAATAGGACAGTTCATGGACGCCCTGAAAAGCGGCAAATACGATCCCGACAGGACCGCTCTCCTCATCACACAGACAGGCGGCGGCTGCCGCGCTTCAAACTACATACACCTGCTGAGAAAGGCTGTAGCCAAGAATTATCCTCAGATACCTGTGGTATCCCTTAATTTCAGCGGACTTGAAAAGGACAGCGCATTCAAGATAACTGCGCCCATGTTCCTGAAAATGCTCTACGCCGTGCTCTACGGCGACCTGCTCATGACCTGCTACAACAAGTGCAGAGCCTATGAGATAAACAAGGGCGAGTCAAAGAAAATGCTGGACAAGTGGCACAGGAGACTGTGCAATATCTTCCTCAAGGGCAGCAGAATGTACCTGAAGACCAAGAAGATATACAGGGATATACTTGACGACTTCGCCTCCATACCTCTCAGCAGTGAGAAGAAAATAAGAGTCGGCATAGTAGGCGAGATATACGTCAAGTACTCCCCCCTTGCAAACAACCATCTGGAGGACTTCCTCATTTCCGAGGGCTGTGAGCCCGTTGTGCCGTCCCTCCTTGAATTCGTTATGTACTGCGCAGCAGGCACATTCAACGACGCCAAGATATACGACCACACCACAAAGCAGTCCATATTCAACAAGATAGGCTACGAACTCATTTACGCCAAACAGAAGGAGCTCATAAAAGTCATGAAAGAGCAGGGAAGCTTTGAGCCTCTCCACGACTTCGAGCACCTGAGAAAGCTTGCTGACAAGTACATCAATCAGGGCGTGGTAATGGGCGAGGGCTGGCTCATACCTGCGGAAATGGCTGCTCTGGCAAAGTCGGGCGTTGAGAATATCATCTGCACCCAGCCATTCGGCTGCCTGCCCAACCATATCGTGGCAAAGGGCATGGCGCGAGCTATCAAGCAGGACAACCCCAACGCAAATATCGTCCCCATAGACTATGACCCAGGCGCTACAAGAGTAAATCAGGAAAACCGCATAAAGCTCATGCTTGCCAACGCAAGGCTCTGA
- the rpsP gene encoding 30S ribosomal protein S16: protein MAVKIRLRRMGAKKAPFYRVVVADSRYPRDGRFVEEIGFYDPTKEPSVVKIDADKAKDWIAKGAQPTDTVKALLKKEGVL from the coding sequence ATGGCAGTAAAGATCAGACTCAGAAGAATGGGTGCTAAGAAGGCTCCTTTCTATCGTGTAGTAGTTGCTGATTCAAGATACCCAAGAGACGGTCGTTTCGTTGAGGAGATCGGTTTCTATGATCCTACTAAGGAGCCATCAGTTGTTAAGATCGACGCTGATAAGGCTAAGGACTGGATCGCTAAGGGTGCACAGCCTACTGATACAGTAAAGGCTCTCCTTAAGAAAGAAGGAGTTCTTTGA
- a CDS encoding phosphatidylserine decarboxylase yields the protein MIKTRTGQVIESNAKQNKLLKKLYGNVFGRVLLKILTAPAISRAAGSFMDSRPSKLLIKPFIKRSGIDTSQYMMNGFRSYNDFFTRVVKPGKRPIDRTPTHLISPCDSKLTVHKIGKNSIFRIKGSRYRVSDLLQNEFLANRFGGGYCLIFRLEVDDYHRYCYIDDGTKSDNTFIEGELHTVNPIALERYNIYKRNCREYTVLHTENFGDVVQVEVGAMLVGRIVNHHGETSFRRGDEKGKFEFGGSTIVMLFGKDTISIDEDILRNSAEGIETVVKYGEKIGKKA from the coding sequence ATGATAAAAACAAGAACAGGACAAGTCATAGAATCAAACGCAAAACAGAATAAGCTTCTGAAAAAGCTCTACGGGAACGTTTTCGGCAGAGTGCTGCTGAAAATACTGACAGCTCCCGCAATATCAAGAGCTGCGGGCAGCTTTATGGACTCACGTCCCTCAAAGCTGCTTATCAAGCCTTTTATAAAGCGCAGCGGCATCGACACCTCACAGTACATGATGAACGGCTTCCGTTCGTATAACGACTTCTTCACCCGTGTGGTGAAGCCCGGCAAGCGCCCCATAGACCGCACTCCCACACATCTGATAAGCCCCTGCGACTCAAAGCTGACAGTGCATAAGATAGGCAAAAACAGCATATTCCGCATAAAGGGCTCACGGTACAGAGTCAGCGACCTCTTGCAGAACGAGTTCCTTGCGAACCGCTTCGGCGGCGGCTATTGTCTTATCTTCCGCCTTGAAGTGGACGACTACCACCGCTACTGCTATATCGACGACGGCACAAAATCCGACAATACTTTTATAGAGGGAGAGCTCCACACCGTGAATCCCATAGCTCTCGAAAGATACAACATCTATAAGCGCAACTGCCGCGAGTACACCGTGCTCCACACCGAGAACTTCGGTGACGTAGTACAGGTAGAGGTGGGAGCTATGCTGGTGGGACGGATAGTCAACCACCACGGGGAGACCTCTTTCCGCAGAGGCGACGAAAAGGGAAAATTCGAGTTCGGCGGCTCTACTATAGTAATGCTCTTCGGCAAAGACACCATAAGCATTGACGAGGATATTCTCCGCAACTCCGCAGAGGGCATCGAGACTGTGGTGAAATACGGAGAAAAAATAGGAAAAAAAGCATAA
- a CDS encoding KH domain-containing protein, producing the protein MKDLLYAIAAGLVEDKSAINITEDAPDEEGVIVFHLNVAPDDMGRVIGKQGRIAKALRTIMRAGAAKKDQKVSVTIE; encoded by the coding sequence ATGAAAGATTTACTTTATGCTATCGCAGCAGGCCTCGTAGAAGACAAGTCCGCTATCAATATTACCGAGGACGCACCCGACGAAGAGGGCGTTATCGTTTTCCACCTTAACGTTGCTCCCGACGATATGGGCAGAGTTATCGGTAAGCAGGGCAGGATCGCAAAGGCCCTCCGTACTATCATGCGCGCAGGCGCAGCTAAGAAGGACCAGAAGGTCTCTGTTACGATCGAATAA
- the ffh gene encoding signal recognition particle protein, which translates to MAFEGLSEKLNNVFKKLKSRGKLTESDVKEAMREVRLALLEADVSYKVVKDFVKSVTERAVGEEVLASLTPAQQVIKIVNEELVSLMGNSNSRINMASKPPTVIMMCGLQGSGKTTHAAKLAKLLKKEGHRPLLAACDIYRPAAINQLQVVGAKADVKVFEMGQINPVEIAKKALAYAKDYGHDILIIDTAGRLHIDEALMEELVNIKAETQPDEIMLVVDAMTGQDAVNVAKAFDDAVGITGVLMSKLDSDTRGGAALSVLSVTGKPIKFVGMGEKLDDFEQFHPERMASRILGMGDVLTLIEKAENVMSQKDAEKLTKKFKENKFDMDDLLDQMKQIKRMGSMKSILGMLPGVGDKLKDADIDDSQLNRIEAMITSMTKAERAKPSIINPSRKKRIAAGSGTKVEEVNRLLKQFDQMQKMMKQFTGKSGKMSLRKARKNLAGMNFDKLTGKGGGNLPF; encoded by the coding sequence ATGGCATTTGAAGGACTTTCCGAAAAACTGAATAACGTCTTCAAAAAGCTCAAATCAAGAGGCAAGCTCACAGAGTCCGATGTTAAAGAGGCTATGCGCGAGGTCCGTCTCGCACTCCTCGAAGCCGACGTAAGCTACAAGGTCGTAAAGGACTTCGTAAAGAGCGTTACCGAAAGAGCTGTGGGCGAAGAAGTTCTGGCAAGCCTTACTCCTGCTCAGCAGGTAATAAAGATAGTTAACGAAGAGCTGGTATCCCTCATGGGCAACAGCAATTCAAGAATAAATATGGCGTCGAAGCCTCCCACGGTAATCATGATGTGCGGACTTCAGGGTTCAGGTAAGACCACCCACGCCGCAAAGCTTGCGAAGCTCCTCAAAAAAGAGGGTCACCGTCCTCTGCTGGCAGCCTGCGATATCTACAGACCTGCGGCTATAAATCAGTTACAGGTAGTGGGCGCTAAGGCTGACGTAAAGGTATTTGAAATGGGTCAGATCAACCCCGTGGAAATTGCGAAAAAGGCTCTTGCCTACGCCAAGGACTACGGCCACGATATCCTCATCATAGATACCGCAGGACGTCTCCACATAGATGAAGCTCTCATGGAAGAGCTTGTAAACATCAAGGCTGAAACTCAGCCTGACGAGATAATGCTTGTCGTAGACGCTATGACAGGTCAGGACGCTGTAAATGTAGCCAAGGCATTTGACGACGCTGTGGGCATCACAGGCGTGCTTATGTCAAAGCTGGATTCAGATACAAGAGGCGGTGCGGCTCTGTCCGTACTCTCAGTTACAGGTAAGCCTATCAAGTTCGTTGGTATGGGCGAAAAGCTTGACGATTTCGAGCAGTTCCACCCAGAGCGAATGGCTTCCAGAATACTCGGCATGGGCGATGTGCTCACTCTCATCGAGAAAGCTGAGAACGTCATGTCCCAGAAGGACGCCGAAAAGCTCACTAAGAAGTTCAAGGAGAACAAGTTCGATATGGACGACCTCCTTGACCAGATGAAGCAGATAAAGCGCATGGGCTCAATGAAATCAATACTGGGTATGCTCCCGGGTGTAGGAGACAAGCTCAAGGACGCCGACATCGACGACAGCCAGCTTAACAGGATAGAGGCTATGATAACCTCTATGACCAAGGCTGAACGCGCTAAGCCCTCTATCATCAATCCCTCACGCAAAAAGCGTATCGCAGCGGGCTCGGGTACTAAGGTAGAGGAAGTCAACAGACTGCTGAAGCAGTTCGACCAGATGCAGAAGATGATGAAGCAGTTCACAGGCAAGTCGGGCAAGATGTCACTGCGCAAGGCAAGAAAGAACCTTGCAGGCATGAACTTCGACAAGCTCACAGGCAAGGGCGGCGGCAATCTGCCGTTCTGA